The following are from one region of the Leucoraja erinacea ecotype New England chromosome 35, Leri_hhj_1, whole genome shotgun sequence genome:
- the LOC129713250 gene encoding prenylcysteine oxidase-like: MVKFELVKLLSLALWLGRTATETPKADVSPPGRIAVIGAGIGGAATAHFLRQYFGRDVQIDVYESGAVGGRLAKATISGQDHEIGAATIHPLSLHMKEFVRLLGLTEHDHHSNLLTVYNGEEFVFEESEWYIVNFFKLLWRYGFDFLRVKMWLESHQHKFMRIYQYQSLGYSFTSMDKMLHVLGGDTFVQMTKHSIDEALQKIGISQRFIDEMVGPIIRLTYGEGINVNAFVGMTSLSETETDLWNVGEGNEKVCSGLLYATRVNLIKGKVTSVHAKKRPRRDGEEVTVYEVNYLSDVDTDYGIYDIVIVAAPLHSANPDIGFHAFSQPIDVVRGRYQQKVVTLVEGHLNASFFRYQGAGPFHPTTIGTTVTSGSFVLGASVSLPAGSAEAPARVWKVLSSEPLGEEGLRGLFRSHTAVRQAQWLAHPRYSPEDRVPPFVLHHQLYHLNAIEWAASTLEMMAIAAKNVALLAHHRWFQQLDKVDQDTPLNLKLEL; encoded by the exons ATGGTGAAGTTTGAGCTTGTGAAGCTGCTCTCTCTTGCCTTGTGGCTGGGCAGAACCGCGACTGAGACACCCAAGGCAGACGTGAGCCCACCAGGGAGGATAG CTGTAATCGGGGCAGGCATCGGCGGAGCAGCGACTGCACACTTCCTACGGCAGTACTTCGGACGGGACGTGCAGATCGATGTTTACGAGAGCGGGGCGGTGGGGGGCCGATTGGCCAAGGCCACCATCAGCGGGCAGGACCACGAGATTGGAGCGGCAACCATTCACCCTCTCAGCCTGCACATGAAAGAGTTTGTTCGGCTGCTGG GCCTGACGGAGCATGATCACCACAGCAACCTTCTCACGGTGTACAATGGTGAGGAGTTTGTGTTCGAGGAGAGCGAGTGGTACATTGTTAACTTCTTCAAGCTGCTCTGGCGGTACGGCTTTGACTTCCTACGGGTGAAGATGTGGCTGGAAAGTCATCAGCACAAGTTCATGAG GATCTACCAGTACCAGAGCCTGGGCTACTCCTTCACCAGCATGGATAAGATGCTGCACGTGCTTGGAGGTGACACGTTTGTGCAGATGACCAAGCATTCCATTGACGAGGCCTTGCAGAAGATCGGCATCAGCCAGAGGTTCATTGATGAGATGGTTGGTCCCATCATCAGGCTCACCTACGGGGAAGGCATCAACGTCAACGCGTTCGTAG GGATGACTTCGCTTTCAGAGACAGAGACCGACCTGTGGAACgtgggagaggggaacgagaagGTTTGCTCAGGCTTGCTCTATGCGACCAGAGTCAACCTCATCAAGGGAAAGGTCACCTCGGTCCATGCAAAGAAGAGGCCTCGTCGCGATG GTGAGGAGGTTACTGTCTATGAAGTGAACTACCTGTCTGATGTTGACACTGACTATGGGATATATGATATCGTAATTGTAGCTGCCCCTTTGCACAGCGCCAACCCGGATATCGGTTTCCATGCTTTCTCCCAGCCGATTGACGTAGTTCGGGGCCGATATCAACAGAAGGTGGTCACACTGGTGGAAGGTCATTTAAACGCCTCCTTCTTTCGCTACCAAGGGGCCGGAcccttccaccccaccaccaTCGGCACCACCGTGACCTCGGGCAGCTTCGTCCTGGGCGCCAGCGTCTCGCTGCCCGCGGGGAGCGCCGAAGCCCCCGCCCGGGTCTGGAAGGTGCTGTCGTCCGAGCCGCTGGGCGAGGAGGGGCTGCGGGGACTCTTCCGGTCCCACACGGCCGTGCGCCAGGCCCAGTGGCTCGCCCACCCCCGCTACAGCCCCGAAGACCGGGTGCCCCCCTTCGTCCTCCACCACCAGCTGTACCACCTCAACGCCATCGAGTGGGCGGCCAGCACCCTGGAGATGATGGCCATCGCCGCCAAGAACGTTGCCCTGCTCGCCCACCACCGCTGGTTCCAGCAGCTAGACAAGGTCGACCAAGACACACCACTAAACCTTAAGCTGGAACTCTAA